The DNA window GTCTGGTTGGAATTTTAGTATGAATGTGAGATTTTTCTCCTGCTTGTgtctttaagaataaaaaactgTGATCTATCATAGAGTACgttctgctttttatttctgcagGCAACACTTTGCTCACCAGCAAGAACACAGCCTGAGGAAGGGACCCAATACCCTTTCAAAACCCAAAGTGCTGCCTGCGGTGAGGGCCCAGGGTCCTCCACGGAGAGGACAGGCGTCTTCCTTTCCCACCAGGAAGGAGTCAGCCCGGAGCCTCTGCTATGTGCAAGGCGGTGTGCAAGCACCGGCTGCGGCTTTTTgctgtctcttctttctctttggggctgggctgggtgtgCATTCTGGTGCTGATGCTTCAGCCTGTGAGGCTGAGCTAGAGAAGTGTAGATGTTAGATGTGCCGGTGCCATCCTGCGTCTCCCAAGCACACCCCCCACTCACTCACCTTGGCGCCTTGACCCGTTCAATTATGGCAACAAAGAAGCCACCGCTGAGCGTGGTCTCAGGGGAGGCCCGGAGGCAGTGCTCGGCACCCGGGAACGTGCTCAGGCCTCGgtggggccaggcaggcagggcgGGAGCTAGCCTGCGAGAGAAACAGCCCCAATGCTGGGTAAGAGAGCAGCTCACCCCGTCCCCCCAACCACGACCCTGGCACACACCCTGTACCTGAAGGCGCCGGGGTTCTGATGCAGCGCATCTCGCACCACGTCTTCATTCTCCTCCTGGCAGAGGGAGCACGTGGAGTAGACAAGCCGCTGCAGGGAAGGGAAAGTGAGCGCATGGCACAGGGCTCGCTGCTGGAACCCTGCCAGGGCATGCAGACGCGCCGGGCTCGGTTGTCCTGCCCCGGGCTCCTCCAGCTGTCTGTTCGGCATACCTAAGGAAAAGCGTGTCTCGGTTACACAGCTTCACGGGCTGCCTCAGTCTTGAAATCCTTGCTTCACAGAGTACTTTTGCCCCAGGGTCCCAAGCCCATTAGTGTCAGAACTAAGACCAAAACAAATGACTCACTCCAGGTCTAGGACCTGCGAGTCCCTAGGCCACGCTTTCTCGCCATCTCACCCGAGCCACTGCAAGAAGGATCCAGCAGGATGTAGTGGACCTCACGGTAGCGCGGGTCTGAGGGGGAGACCGCCAGGAAGTCCTCTTCAGCCAGCTCACAGCAGGAGACGCCAGCCCGGGCCAGCAACGTGGCCATGGATGCCAGCCGCTTGGCATCCAGGTCAAAGGCAAAGATCTTCCTAGGGCAAAGCGGGGGTGAGCTGAGCACGCGCGGAGCAGCTAAGGGCCTGTCACAGCCAACCAGAACATGCAGGTTAAGCCAGGACACACAATATTGAAACGGCCTACGTTTAAAGGGCCCAGGGTCAGAGGTAACTGGCCTGGGGTCTCTGCCCCAAGGGCTAAGGGATCCACATCTCGCACCTGCGGTGGGAGAAGCTTAACTTGGGGCGAATACCGTGAACTGTTTTGGTGCGGCAGGAAAGAGTTAAGCAAAAGTCATCCTTTCAGCCTTCATTACCCACTGAAACGCACAGAATCAAACCCCAtgtcctcctcctgctcctgacCGTGGCACTCACCCTTGGTTCTTGAGAAGAGCAGCCAAGTGACTGGTCTTATTGCCTGGGGCGGCACAGGCATCGATGACATGGGAGCCTGGCGGGGGGTCCAGCAGCATGGCTGGGAGACAGCTGGCCTGGCGAGCAGAGCACAGGGGTCAGCTGAACAGAGACCCCAGGATAGGCCCTTCCCATGCCTACACATTCTTCCCTTTTCAATTCCTCTTGCCTACCCTGTCCTGCAGAATGAGGTGTCCGGCCCGGTACAGTGGGTGTTCATGCAGATCTGTCTGGGCGGGAAACACCAGCAGCTCCGGCATCAAGGGGTCCAGGAGAAAATGCTTCCCCTTGAGGGCTCGTAAGTCGTCAAGGCTGTCAGGGAAGAAGaaccattcattcatcatttcctGAATTTCTCCCTGCCAGGCCCCACTTCAACGGTCCATTCACACAACAAATGCTACCACAGCTACGGAGAAATCAACAGGGTGATAAGGGAATCCGAGAATCCGCAGTTGAGGGAATGGGTTGTCAAGCCAGACTGATGGGTCAGGAGCCCCCTCTACTGTTTACCAGCAGTGGGAG is part of the Nomascus leucogenys isolate Asia chromosome 17, Asia_NLE_v1, whole genome shotgun sequence genome and encodes:
- the NSUN5 gene encoding probable 28S rRNA (cytosine-C(5))-methyltransferase isoform X1, which encodes MGLYAAAAGVLAGVESRQGSIKGLVYSSNFQNVKQLYALVCETQRYSAVLDAVIASAGLLRAEKKLRPHLAKVLVYELLLGKGFRGGGGRWKALLGRHQARLKAELARLKVHRGVSRNEDLLEVGSRPGPASQLPRFVRVNALKTCSDDVVDYFKRQGFSYQGRASSLDDLRALKGKHFLLDPLMPELLVFPAQTDLHEHPLYRAGHLILQDRASCLPAMLLDPPPGSHVIDACAAPGNKTSHLAALLKNQGKIFAFDLDAKRLASMATLLARAGVSCCELAEEDFLAVSPSDPRYREVHYILLDPSCSGSGMPNRQLEEPGAGQPSPARLHALAGFQQRALCHALTFPSLQRLVYSTCSLCQEENEDVVRDALHQNPGAFRLAPALPAWPHRGLSTFPGAEHCLRASPETTLSGGFFVAIIERVKAPSSASQAEASAPECTPSPAPKRKKRQQKAAAGACTPPCT
- the NSUN5 gene encoding probable 28S rRNA (cytosine-C(5))-methyltransferase isoform X2, encoding MGLYAAAAGVLAGVESRQGSIKGLVYSSNFQNVKQLYALVCETQRYSAVLDAVIASAGLLRAEKKLRPHLAKVLVYELLLGKGFRGGGGRWKALLGRHQARLKAELARLKVHRGVSRNEDLLEVGSRPGPASQLPRFVRVNALKTCSDDVVDYFKRQGFSYQGRASSLDDLRALKGKHFLLDPLMPELLVFPAQTDLHEHPLYRAGHLILQDRASCLPAMLLDPPPGSHVIDACAAPGNKTSHLAALLKNQGSLPLTWMPSGWHPWPRCWPGLASPAVSWLKRTSWRSPPQTRATVRSTTSCWILLAVARVCRTDSWRSPGQDNRARRVCMPWQGSSSEPCAMRSLSLPCSGLSTPRAPSARRRMKTWCEMRCIRTPAPSG